In Xylanibacillus composti, a single window of DNA contains:
- a CDS encoding zinc-binding dehydrogenase, whose translation MMMKALILTKPGALDTLEAGELPIPEPAPGEIRVRVHAAGLNPIDYKLVPNGLPAWTYPFVSGVDAAGVVDAVGEGVTTWKIGDRVVYHGNFTKQGTFAEYHITTAHTAAALPEDISFEDAAAFPCAGLTAYQAIQRKMRIGPGMSVLIHAGAGGVGGYAIQIAKALGASQIVATASPANFDLVRKLGAHEVIDYNTENVRERVMALTEGRGVDGILNSLNRATAQADMDMLAFGGQLACIAGAPENVADFQPSFKTFTVHKLMLGGAHLSGDRRAEEDLATMAQEFMQLMRAGKIDAMVSEIIALEDIPKGLARLAERHVRGKIVARITQA comes from the coding sequence ATGATGATGAAAGCATTGATTCTGACAAAGCCGGGTGCACTGGATACACTAGAAGCAGGCGAGCTGCCGATCCCTGAGCCAGCGCCGGGAGAAATTCGGGTGCGGGTTCATGCGGCGGGACTCAATCCGATTGACTATAAGCTTGTGCCGAACGGCCTTCCAGCCTGGACGTACCCGTTCGTCTCGGGCGTGGATGCTGCCGGCGTCGTCGACGCTGTCGGCGAAGGGGTAACGACATGGAAAATCGGGGATCGTGTTGTCTATCACGGCAATTTCACCAAGCAGGGCACTTTCGCCGAATACCATATTACTACCGCACATACTGCAGCAGCTCTTCCGGAGGATATCTCCTTCGAGGATGCGGCCGCTTTCCCTTGCGCCGGCCTTACGGCGTACCAGGCCATCCAGCGGAAAATGCGTATCGGACCAGGGATGTCGGTATTGATCCATGCCGGCGCAGGAGGTGTCGGCGGCTATGCGATCCAGATCGCCAAAGCGCTCGGCGCCTCACAAATAGTGGCCACCGCCTCTCCTGCCAACTTCGATCTTGTGCGAAAGCTCGGCGCGCATGAGGTCATTGATTACAATACGGAGAATGTCCGCGAACGAGTCATGGCGCTAACAGAAGGCAGAGGTGTAGACGGCATTCTGAACTCGCTCAATCGGGCAACCGCACAGGCGGATATGGATATGCTGGCATTCGGCGGACAGCTTGCCTGCATCGCCGGCGCACCCGAGAATGTCGCCGATTTCCAGCCGTCCTTCAAGACTTTTACAGTGCATAAGCTGATGCTGGGCGGCGCTCATCTCTCCGGCGATCGCAGAGCCGAGGAAGACCTGGCGACGATGGCCCAGGAATTCATGCAGCTGATGCGCGCAGGCAAGATTGACGCCATGGTCAGCGAGATCATAGCGCTGGAAGACATTCCGAAGGGACTTGCCCGCTTGGCGGAGCGACATGTAAGAGGCAAGATCGTAGCCCGCATCACTCAGGCGTAA
- a CDS encoding MATE family efflux transporter, whose protein sequence is MWKNWGMILRLAVPSVVSFASATLSGTISLIMVGQLGPLAIAVVGVTNIVIYNAWAIFSGFGHSVNYLVAQNYGEGNMKRGMERTYVALYTCVFFAALVFAVGLWFSPEILRLIGGEGSKNLIDGSAYMELRFYALSFGLMNFVFHGFFRGVGDTVTPMMTSLFGNIVMIFFTYTLTYGHWGFPEWGLTGAGIAFLLGEAVGFLGCVIMFYGPYNRKFGTRRPTRLNPKESKLLLQESGKLGIQEFSLSASMLIFTVFVASLGEEALAANEIALSVMSLGFMPAFAFGSTATILVGQAIGRGNPFLARRYGTDTMIVGSMFLLVIGTVEFFFSGSIASIYTDNKQVAETAGFLIMISAFLQLFDGLLNFYAGGLRGIGDTSFLLRISFIMGFFVFVPLAYLNIYVFEWGSIGAWLALYAYLMVFGTSVMLRFYRTDWLKVRLKEAG, encoded by the coding sequence ATGTGGAAAAACTGGGGTATGATTTTGCGGCTTGCCGTGCCGTCTGTCGTTTCGTTTGCATCTGCAACGCTGAGCGGAACCATCAGCCTGATTATGGTCGGGCAGCTGGGCCCTCTGGCAATAGCCGTGGTCGGCGTGACCAATATCGTCATTTATAATGCTTGGGCGATTTTTTCCGGATTCGGGCATTCTGTCAATTATCTGGTGGCGCAAAACTACGGGGAAGGCAATATGAAGCGGGGGATGGAGCGCACGTATGTGGCTCTTTACACATGCGTATTTTTTGCTGCGCTCGTATTTGCAGTCGGCCTCTGGTTCAGTCCCGAAATATTGCGGCTGATCGGCGGCGAAGGCTCGAAAAATCTGATAGATGGCAGCGCGTACATGGAGCTGCGGTTTTATGCGCTGTCGTTCGGCTTGATGAATTTTGTATTCCATGGTTTTTTCCGTGGCGTTGGCGATACCGTAACACCGATGATGACATCGCTGTTTGGCAATATTGTGATGATCTTTTTCACGTATACCCTGACTTATGGGCACTGGGGCTTCCCGGAATGGGGATTGACTGGAGCGGGCATCGCCTTCTTGCTTGGAGAGGCGGTAGGCTTCCTCGGCTGCGTAATCATGTTCTACGGTCCATACAATCGAAAGTTTGGTACGCGCAGGCCGACCCGGCTTAATCCTAAGGAATCGAAGCTGCTGCTGCAGGAAAGCGGGAAGCTGGGCATCCAGGAATTTTCGCTTAGCGCATCGATGCTGATCTTCACCGTGTTTGTGGCATCCTTGGGAGAGGAGGCGCTGGCTGCGAATGAGATCGCGCTAAGCGTAATGTCGCTTGGCTTCATGCCGGCCTTCGCCTTTGGCTCTACGGCAACGATATTGGTCGGACAGGCAATCGGGCGAGGGAATCCGTTCCTGGCAAGGCGATACGGCACAGACACGATGATCGTGGGAAGCATGTTTTTGCTTGTCATAGGCACCGTGGAATTTTTCTTCAGCGGGTCCATTGCTTCCATCTACACCGACAACAAGCAAGTCGCGGAGACGGCAGGTTTCCTGATTATGATATCGGCGTTTTTGCAGTTGTTTGACGGTCTATTGAATTTCTATGCCGGGGGACTGCGCGGAATTGGCGACACGTCTTTCCTGTTGCGCATCTCGTTCATTATGGGCTTCTTCGTGTTCGTTCCGCTGGCGTATCTGAACATTTACGTATTCGAGTGGGGAAGCATAGGCGCATGGCTTGCGCTATATGCGTACTTGATGGTGTTTGGAACCAGCGTGATGCTTCGCTTCTACCGCACCGATTGGCTGAAGGTGAGGCTGAAGGAAGCGGGGTAA
- a CDS encoding M15 family metallopeptidase: MSNKSNKQPRAKRWLAIAAILVLLPAAGCAATGDKQPGADTPAIANEQSDGKQGTANGNEHHAGDEAVAVSLGMEQVALAPGESFELHSVLADDTLTVSYHSPDTGIVAIDESGNLTVSSNAVTGDRAVITVQAGQAQAELTVTVKTKLSETAIQGDDGFLIVTNPTAFDVVVNKQRRLPDGYYPDDLVVPNVPFSFSGESEKKKLRKQAAEALEQLFAQAEEDGIALRAVSGFRAFGTQQAIFQSNVQRQGEEEARRYSAYPGTSEHQTGLAMDVSSPSVNNALEDTLGATEEGKWLAENAAAYGFIIRYPEGKEHITGYAYEPWHLRYVGKQVAQQIHEQALTLEEYFEADRPNNL; the protein is encoded by the coding sequence ATGTCAAACAAGTCCAACAAGCAACCGCGCGCCAAGCGCTGGCTGGCAATCGCGGCGATCCTGGTCCTGCTGCCCGCAGCGGGCTGTGCGGCAACAGGCGACAAGCAACCGGGGGCGGATACGCCTGCCATCGCCAATGAACAGTCGGATGGGAAGCAAGGCACCGCCAACGGCAACGAGCATCATGCTGGAGATGAGGCCGTGGCTGTTTCGCTGGGGATGGAGCAGGTGGCGCTGGCTCCCGGCGAGTCGTTCGAACTGCACAGCGTCCTTGCGGACGATACGCTGACCGTCAGCTATCATTCTCCGGACACCGGAATCGTCGCCATCGATGAATCCGGCAATCTGACCGTCTCGTCCAATGCCGTAACCGGCGATCGGGCAGTCATCACTGTCCAGGCAGGACAAGCTCAGGCAGAGCTCACCGTAACGGTCAAAACCAAGCTTTCCGAAACGGCAATCCAAGGGGATGATGGCTTCCTGATCGTGACGAATCCAACTGCTTTCGATGTCGTGGTCAATAAGCAGCGCAGGCTGCCTGACGGATATTATCCGGATGATCTCGTCGTGCCGAACGTGCCGTTCTCATTCTCCGGAGAAAGCGAGAAGAAGAAGCTGCGCAAACAGGCAGCCGAAGCACTGGAGCAGCTGTTCGCGCAGGCCGAAGAGGACGGCATTGCCTTGCGCGCAGTGTCCGGCTTCCGCGCCTTCGGGACCCAGCAAGCGATTTTCCAATCCAATGTCCAGCGCCAGGGCGAGGAGGAAGCAAGAAGATACAGCGCTTATCCAGGCACGAGCGAGCACCAGACCGGCTTGGCCATGGATGTTTCCAGCCCCTCTGTTAACAATGCCCTGGAAGACACGCTTGGCGCCACTGAAGAAGGAAAGTGGCTGGCGGAAAATGCCGCCGCATACGGATTTATTATCCGGTATCCGGAAGGCAAGGAGCATATTACGGGTTATGCCTATGAGCCGTGGCATCTCCGTTATGTAGGCAAGCAGGTTGCCCAGCAAATTCACGAACAGGCCCTTACGCTTGAAGAATACTTTGAAGCTGACCGACCGAACAATTTGTGA
- a CDS encoding GGDEF domain-containing protein has translation MDQTAQRLDERDLLAHAFEYAAIGMVLVDREGRLLKTNRALRRMLGYASQEISQLALWAILHPDEAPGMRTVLASADKALTTVGSSASSMLEHRFLHKTGFYLWSQVSLSPVGDAAGTPQFWIMQLQDISEKKRMEKALRVSNDRIVKVIERMNDIFFVLDHRWQFVYLNQRAEAWFEKDQSQLLGRRWWDLLASADAARIRERAQAAYESKENTAFEIYISAKDQWYQIDLYPGVESISVYLKNIHKFKEAEEALTKSEEGFRELAEHSTDMIARLDEQGRFLYVSPICEHMLGYKRDDMIGTNVHDYVHADDVGAWEKIGADAVSPSDIFTATYRVRRRSGEYLWFESTYKFIQYDKSGHPRQLIAVSRDITERKKIERELIEANDQLSKLTAIDPLTGIANRRIFEEFFLKEWKRAFRTRRPLALLMLDVDFFKQLNDTYGHTYGDDCLKQVAQAIQSALKRPMDMVARYGGEEFAVILPETDTSGAEVVAEDIRRQVEQLRLPHATSQVHKLVTVSIGLASCMPEQERGARELLICADQALYAAKHAGRNCIVVGDPLDGDAVLRTP, from the coding sequence ATGGATCAAACGGCGCAGCGGCTGGACGAACGAGATTTATTGGCGCATGCATTCGAATATGCGGCTATCGGCATGGTTCTGGTAGATAGGGAAGGCCGCCTGTTGAAGACGAATCGCGCGCTGCGCAGGATGCTTGGCTATGCCTCTCAGGAAATCAGTCAATTGGCATTATGGGCGATCCTTCATCCGGATGAAGCTCCCGGGATGAGAACAGTCCTTGCCTCCGCCGATAAAGCGCTTACAACCGTTGGCAGTTCGGCTTCCTCGATGCTGGAGCATCGATTCTTGCATAAAACAGGCTTCTATTTATGGTCGCAAGTCAGCTTGTCGCCGGTGGGTGATGCTGCGGGAACTCCGCAATTCTGGATCATGCAGCTGCAGGATATCAGCGAGAAGAAGCGCATGGAGAAGGCGCTGCGCGTATCCAATGATCGCATTGTGAAGGTAATCGAACGGATGAATGATATTTTTTTCGTGCTCGATCATCGGTGGCAGTTTGTGTATCTGAATCAGCGCGCTGAAGCATGGTTTGAGAAGGATCAGTCACAGTTGCTTGGCAGGCGCTGGTGGGATTTGCTTGCGTCCGCGGATGCCGCGCGCATTCGAGAACGAGCCCAGGCAGCCTATGAATCGAAGGAAAATACAGCCTTTGAAATCTATATCTCGGCAAAGGATCAATGGTATCAGATTGACCTTTATCCCGGCGTTGAGAGCATTTCCGTTTATCTGAAAAATATTCACAAGTTTAAGGAAGCGGAAGAGGCGCTGACGAAGAGCGAAGAAGGCTTCCGCGAGCTGGCGGAACATTCCACCGATATGATTGCCCGACTGGATGAACAGGGAAGATTTCTGTATGTGTCTCCGATATGCGAGCATATGCTCGGCTACAAGCGGGACGACATGATCGGTACGAACGTGCATGATTATGTGCATGCCGACGATGTGGGGGCTTGGGAGAAGATCGGGGCTGACGCTGTCTCTCCGTCCGACATTTTTACCGCAACCTACCGTGTGCGACGCCGGAGCGGCGAATACCTCTGGTTTGAATCCACCTATAAATTTATTCAGTACGATAAAAGCGGACATCCCCGACAGCTGATTGCCGTGTCCCGGGATATTACGGAACGCAAAAAAATCGAACGCGAGCTGATTGAAGCCAATGACCAGCTGAGCAAGCTGACGGCCATCGACCCCCTTACAGGAATCGCCAACCGGCGCATCTTCGAGGAATTTTTCCTGAAGGAGTGGAAGCGGGCTTTCCGGACGCGCAGACCGCTGGCCCTCCTGATGCTGGACGTAGATTTTTTCAAGCAGTTGAATGATACGTACGGGCATACGTATGGGGATGATTGCCTGAAGCAGGTGGCTCAGGCGATCCAGTCTGCCTTGAAACGGCCGATGGATATGGTTGCCCGTTACGGAGGCGAGGAGTTTGCCGTCATCTTGCCGGAAACGGATACGAGCGGCGCCGAGGTCGTTGCCGAGGATATACGAAGGCAGGTGGAGCAGCTTAGGCTCCCTCATGCCACTTCGCAGGTGCACAAGCTGGTGACGGTGAGCATTGGTCTGGCATCCTGCATGCCGGAACAAGAACGGGGCGCGCGAGAATTATTGATATGTGCAGACCAGGCCCTGTATGCTGCCAAGCATGCAGGCAGGAATTGCATTGTCGTGGGCGACCCGCTGGACGGGGATGCGGTATTGAGAACCCCTTGA